From the genome of Spirochaetae bacterium HGW-Spirochaetae-1, one region includes:
- a CDS encoding aspartate aminotransferase (catalyzes the formation of oxalozcetate and L-glutamate from L-aspartate and 2-oxoglutarate): protein MSIAKGIRDSIEKSSWIRKMFEEGAKMKAQFGAENVFDFSLGNPDLEPPEEFFSTLQTMLRERKPGSHGYMPNAGFLSVREAIAGKVSREHGVMVRPEGIIMTCGAAGGMNTVLKTILNPGDEVIVLKPYFVEYGFYIGNHGGKMVLVDTAADFSINVGNIKQAINEKTRAVIINSPNNPTGKIYSRQEISDLTEMLRATGQTIFLISDEPYREIVYDNAEVPSILAFYNESIVITSYSKSLSLPGERIGYLVLHPSCKDFDLVMAGMILSNRILGYVNAPALMQRVVAELLNVTVDVGIYKKKRDIFIEGLSSAGYDFITPEGAFYLFCKAPTDDDVAFVRHLQKFNVLAVPGVGFGGPGYFRLAYCVPESTIRKSIPKFKEALESYDTKA from the coding sequence ATGTCCATCGCAAAAGGTATAAGGGATTCCATAGAAAAATCATCGTGGATTCGCAAGATGTTTGAGGAAGGGGCAAAGATGAAGGCGCAGTTTGGCGCCGAAAATGTCTTTGACTTCAGCCTGGGAAATCCCGACCTGGAGCCGCCGGAAGAATTTTTTTCCACTCTGCAGACCATGTTGAGGGAGAGAAAACCCGGTTCTCACGGATATATGCCCAATGCCGGTTTCTTGTCGGTGCGTGAAGCCATTGCGGGGAAGGTTTCCCGGGAACACGGCGTAATGGTCAGGCCGGAAGGTATCATCATGACCTGCGGCGCTGCCGGGGGCATGAATACGGTACTGAAGACTATACTGAATCCCGGTGACGAGGTAATAGTACTTAAACCCTATTTCGTGGAGTATGGGTTCTACATTGGCAATCATGGCGGGAAAATGGTGCTCGTTGATACCGCTGCTGATTTTTCAATAAATGTCGGGAATATCAAACAAGCCATAAACGAAAAAACCCGGGCAGTCATTATCAACTCACCCAACAATCCTACGGGGAAGATATACAGCAGGCAGGAGATCAGCGATCTTACGGAAATGCTCCGTGCCACGGGACAGACTATCTTCCTCATTTCCGATGAGCCTTACCGCGAAATAGTGTACGATAATGCCGAGGTCCCCAGTATTCTGGCCTTTTATAATGAATCGATAGTGATTACCTCCTACTCAAAAAGTCTTTCTCTCCCGGGCGAACGCATCGGATACCTGGTTCTCCATCCTTCATGTAAGGACTTCGACCTTGTGATGGCGGGGATGATCCTGAGCAACAGGATACTGGGATATGTCAATGCGCCGGCCCTGATGCAGCGTGTCGTGGCCGAACTTCTGAATGTAACCGTGGATGTGGGCATATACAAGAAAAAGCGCGATATTTTCATTGAGGGCCTTTCGTCTGCCGGGTATGATTTTATCACGCCCGAGGGAGCCTTCTATCTTTTCTGTAAAGCGCCTACCGATGATGACGTGGCCTTTGTCCGGCATCTCCAGAAATTCAATGTACTGGCAGTGCCGGGAGTCGGTTTCGGCGGGCCGGGCTATTTCAGATTAGCCTATTGTGTGCCCGAATCGACCATCAGGAAATCGATTCCGAAATTCAAAGAGGCCCTGGAATCATACGATACAAAGGCATGA